Proteins from a genomic interval of Stenotrophomonas sp. 24(2023):
- the fusA gene encoding elongation factor G, whose translation MARSTPIERYRNFGIMAHIDAGKTTTSERILFYTGKSHKIGEVHDGAATMDWMEQEQERGITIQSAATTAFWKGMDKSLPEHRFNIIDTPGHVDFTIEVERSLRVLDGAVFVLCAVGGVQPQSETVWRQANKYHVPRIAFVNKMDRTGANFQKVVGQLKAKLGAVAVPMQLPIGAEDNFKGVVDLLKMKAIHWDEASQGMKFEYSDVPADLQEAAEEARTFMIETAAEASEELMEKYLGGEELAEAEIINALRTRTLATEIVPMYCGSAFKNKGVQAMLDGVIQLLPSPVDVPDVKGVDVDDETKELSRKSDDKAPFSSLAFKIITDPFVGALTFFRVYSGTLNGGDTVLNSVKGKKERIGRILQMHSNNREEIKEVLAGDIAAAVGLKDTTTGDTLCSVDAPIILERMAFPEPVISMAVEPKTKSDQEKMGLALGRLAQEDPSFRVKTDEESGQTIISGMGELHLDIIVDRLKREFNVEANVGAPQVAYRETITLADVKSDYKHAKQSGGKGQYGHVVIELSPITAEDRADAKLSAAIKDDFLFINDITGGVIPKEFIPSVEKGLRETITSGPLAGFPVVDVKVKLVFGSYHDVDSSEMAFKLASSMAFKQGFSKAKPVLLEPIMKVEIVTPEDYQGDVMGDVSRRRGVLQGSDTTGDGSASIINAMIPLGEMFGYATALRSQTQGRATFTMEFDHYEPAPTNIAEAVMKKG comes from the coding sequence GTGGCCCGTTCCACTCCCATCGAGCGTTACCGTAACTTCGGCATCATGGCCCACATCGATGCCGGCAAGACCACCACGTCCGAGCGCATCCTGTTCTACACCGGCAAGAGCCACAAGATCGGTGAAGTGCACGACGGCGCTGCCACCATGGACTGGATGGAGCAGGAACAGGAACGTGGCATCACGATCCAGTCCGCTGCGACCACCGCGTTCTGGAAGGGCATGGACAAGTCCCTGCCGGAACACCGCTTCAACATCATCGACACCCCCGGGCACGTCGACTTCACCATCGAAGTGGAGCGCTCGCTGCGCGTGCTCGACGGTGCGGTGTTCGTGCTGTGTGCCGTCGGTGGCGTGCAGCCGCAGTCGGAAACCGTGTGGCGCCAGGCCAACAAGTACCACGTGCCGCGCATCGCGTTCGTCAACAAGATGGACCGTACCGGTGCCAACTTCCAGAAGGTCGTCGGCCAGCTGAAGGCCAAGCTGGGCGCCGTTGCCGTGCCGATGCAGCTGCCGATCGGCGCTGAAGACAACTTCAAGGGCGTCGTCGACCTGCTGAAGATGAAGGCCATCCACTGGGATGAAGCCTCGCAGGGCATGAAGTTCGAATACAGCGATGTGCCGGCCGATCTGCAGGAAGCCGCTGAAGAAGCGCGCACCTTCATGATCGAAACCGCCGCTGAAGCCAGCGAAGAGCTGATGGAAAAGTACCTGGGCGGCGAAGAGCTGGCCGAGGCTGAAATCATCAACGCGCTGCGTACCCGCACCCTGGCCACCGAGATCGTGCCGATGTACTGCGGCTCGGCGTTCAAGAACAAGGGCGTGCAGGCCATGCTCGACGGCGTGATCCAGCTGCTGCCGTCGCCGGTGGACGTGCCGGACGTGAAGGGCGTGGACGTCGACGACGAAACCAAGGAACTGAGCCGCAAGTCCGACGACAAGGCTCCGTTCTCGTCGCTGGCCTTCAAGATCATCACCGACCCGTTCGTCGGCGCGCTGACCTTCTTCCGCGTCTACTCGGGCACCCTGAACGGTGGTGACACCGTGCTGAACTCGGTGAAGGGCAAGAAGGAGCGCATCGGCCGCATCCTGCAGATGCACTCGAACAACCGCGAGGAAATCAAGGAAGTTCTGGCCGGTGACATCGCCGCGGCCGTGGGCCTGAAGGACACCACCACCGGTGACACCCTGTGCTCGGTCGATGCGCCGATCATCCTGGAGCGCATGGCGTTCCCGGAGCCGGTGATCTCGATGGCCGTCGAGCCGAAGACCAAGTCGGACCAGGAAAAGATGGGTCTGGCCCTGGGCCGTCTGGCACAGGAAGATCCGTCGTTCCGCGTCAAGACCGACGAAGAATCCGGCCAGACCATCATCTCGGGCATGGGCGAGCTGCACCTGGACATCATCGTCGACCGCCTGAAGCGCGAGTTCAACGTTGAAGCCAACGTCGGCGCACCGCAGGTGGCCTACCGCGAAACCATCACCCTGGCCGACGTCAAGTCGGACTACAAGCACGCCAAGCAGTCCGGTGGTAAGGGCCAGTACGGTCACGTCGTGATCGAGCTGTCGCCGATCACCGCTGAAGACCGCGCTGATGCCAAGCTGTCGGCCGCGATCAAGGACGACTTCCTGTTCATCAATGACATCACCGGTGGTGTCATTCCGAAGGAATTCATCCCGTCGGTCGAAAAGGGTCTGCGCGAAACCATCACCAGCGGCCCGCTGGCCGGCTTCCCGGTCGTGGACGTGAAGGTCAAGCTGGTCTTCGGTTCGTACCACGACGTCGACTCGTCGGAAATGGCGTTCAAGCTGGCTTCGTCGATGGCCTTCAAGCAGGGCTTCTCCAAGGCCAAGCCGGTGCTGCTGGAGCCGATCATGAAGGTCGAGATCGTGACCCCGGAAGACTACCAGGGTGACGTGATGGGCGACGTCAGCCGTCGTCGCGGCGTGCTGCAGGGTTCCGACACCACCGGTGACGGCTCCGCTTCGATCATCAACGCGATGATCCCGCTGGGTGAAATGTTCGGCTACGCCACGGCGCTGCGTTCGCAGACCCAGGGCCGCGCCACCTTCACCATGGAATTCGACCACTACGAGCCGGCGCCGACCAACATCGCCGAAGCCGTCATGAAGAAGGGCTGA
- the tuf gene encoding elongation factor Tu: MAKGKFERTKPHVNVGTIGHVDHGKTTLTAALTKIGAERFGGEFKDYSAIDAAPEEKARGITISTAHVEYESPTRHYAHVDCPGHADYVKNMITGAAQMDGAILVCSAADGPMPQTREHILLSRQVGVPYIVVFLNKADMVDDAELLELVEMEVRELLSKYEFPGDDTPIIAGSARLALEGDQSDIGVPAVIKLVDALDTWIPTPERDVDKAFLMPVEDVFSISGRGTVVTGRIERGVIKVGEEIEIVGIRPVQKTTVTGVEMFRKLLDQGQAGDNAGLLLRGTKRDDVERGQVLAKPGSIKPHTEFEGEVYVLSKDEGGRHTPFFKGYRPQFYFRTTDITGAVQLPEGVEMVMPGDNVKMVVTLINPVAMDEGLRFAIREGGRTVGAGVVSKIIK, from the coding sequence ATGGCAAAGGGTAAGTTCGAGCGCACCAAGCCGCACGTCAACGTCGGCACCATCGGTCACGTCGACCACGGCAAGACCACGCTGACCGCTGCACTGACCAAGATCGGCGCCGAGCGTTTCGGCGGCGAGTTCAAGGACTACTCCGCGATCGACGCCGCGCCGGAAGAAAAGGCCCGCGGCATCACGATCTCGACCGCGCACGTCGAATACGAATCCCCGACCCGTCACTACGCCCACGTTGACTGCCCGGGCCACGCTGACTACGTCAAGAACATGATCACCGGTGCCGCCCAGATGGACGGCGCGATCCTGGTGTGCTCGGCCGCTGACGGCCCGATGCCGCAGACCCGCGAGCACATCCTGCTGTCGCGTCAGGTCGGCGTGCCGTACATCGTGGTGTTCCTGAACAAGGCCGACATGGTCGACGACGCCGAGCTGCTCGAGCTGGTCGAAATGGAAGTCCGCGAACTGCTGAGCAAGTACGAGTTCCCGGGCGACGACACCCCGATCATCGCCGGTTCGGCCCGTCTGGCGCTGGAAGGCGACCAGAGCGACATCGGCGTGCCGGCCGTCATCAAGCTGGTCGACGCCCTGGACACCTGGATCCCGACCCCGGAACGTGACGTCGACAAGGCGTTCCTGATGCCGGTGGAAGACGTGTTCTCGATCTCGGGCCGCGGCACCGTGGTGACCGGTCGTATCGAGCGCGGCGTGATCAAGGTCGGCGAAGAAATCGAAATCGTCGGCATCCGTCCGGTGCAGAAGACCACCGTGACCGGCGTTGAAATGTTCCGCAAGCTGCTGGACCAGGGTCAGGCAGGCGACAACGCTGGCCTGCTGCTGCGCGGCACCAAGCGTGACGACGTCGAGCGTGGCCAGGTGCTGGCCAAGCCGGGTTCGATCAAGCCGCACACCGAGTTCGAAGGCGAAGTGTACGTGCTGTCGAAGGACGAAGGCGGCCGCCACACCCCGTTCTTCAAGGGCTACCGTCCGCAGTTCTACTTCCGTACCACCGACATCACCGGTGCGGTGCAGCTGCCGGAAGGCGTCGAGATGGTGATGCCGGGCGACAACGTGAAGATGGTTGTCACCCTGATCAACCCGGTCGCGATGGACGAAGGTCTGCGTTTCGCCATCCGCGAAGGCGGCCGCACCGTCGGCGCCGGCGTGGTCTCGAAGATCATCAAGTAA
- the rpsJ gene encoding 30S ribosomal protein S10 — translation MADQKIRIRLKAFDHRLIDRSASEIVETAKRTGAQVRGPIPLPTKIERYTVLVSPHVDKDARDQYETRTHKRVLDIVDPNDKTVDALMKLELAAGVDVQIKLT, via the coding sequence ATGGCGGACCAGAAGATCCGTATCCGGCTGAAGGCGTTCGATCATCGCTTGATCGACCGTTCGGCCAGCGAGATCGTTGAAACGGCAAAGCGAACCGGCGCGCAAGTGCGTGGCCCGATTCCGCTGCCGACCAAGATCGAGCGCTACACCGTTCTCGTTTCCCCGCACGTCGACAAGGACGCGCGTGACCAGTACGAGACCCGCACGCACAAGCGCGTGCTCGACATCGTTGACCCGAATGACAAGACCGTGGACGCGCTGATGAAGCTCGAACTGGCTGCAGGCGTCGACGTTCAGATCAAGCTGACCTGA
- the rplC gene encoding 50S ribosomal protein L3: MTKKYSLGFVGRKAGMSRVFTEDGRSIPVTLIEATPNRIAQIKTVETDGYSAVQVTVGARRAALVNKPEAGHFAKAKVEAGRGLWEFRVEDAQLGDFAVGGEVKADIFEVGQIVDVQGVTKGKGFQGTIKRHNFRMGDATHGNSLSHRAPGSLGQRQTPGRVFPGKKMSGHMGAVQQSTQNLEVVKVDVERGLIAVRGAVPGAAGGDVIVRPASKA, from the coding sequence ATGACGAAGAAGTATTCGTTGGGCTTCGTGGGCCGCAAGGCCGGCATGAGCCGTGTTTTCACCGAAGATGGCCGTTCCATCCCGGTGACCCTGATCGAAGCTACCCCGAACCGCATCGCGCAGATCAAGACCGTCGAAACCGACGGCTACAGCGCCGTGCAGGTGACCGTCGGCGCGCGTCGCGCTGCCCTGGTCAACAAGCCGGAAGCCGGCCACTTCGCCAAGGCGAAGGTGGAAGCGGGCCGTGGCCTGTGGGAGTTCCGCGTTGAAGACGCCCAGCTCGGCGATTTCGCCGTCGGTGGCGAAGTCAAGGCGGACATCTTTGAAGTCGGCCAGATCGTCGACGTCCAGGGTGTCACCAAGGGTAAGGGCTTCCAGGGCACCATCAAGCGCCACAACTTCCGTATGGGCGATGCAACCCACGGTAACTCGCTGTCGCATCGCGCGCCGGGTTCGCTGGGCCAGCGCCAGACCCCGGGTCGCGTTTTCCCGGGCAAGAAGATGTCGGGCCACATGGGCGCGGTGCAGCAGAGCACCCAGAACCTGGAAGTGGTCAAGGTCGACGTCGAGCGCGGTCTGATCGCGGTTCGCGGCGCCGTTCCGGGCGCGGCGGGTGGCGACGTGATCGTCCGTCCGGCGAGCAAGGCATAA
- the rplD gene encoding 50S ribosomal protein L4: MELVITGSNNKVSVSDAVFGRDFSEDLVHQVVVAYRNAGRAGTKAQKTRSEVAGTTKKSKKQKGGGARHGALTAPIFVGGGVTFAAKPRSFEQKVNRKQYRAAMCAILSELNRQGRLTIVESFDVEVTNTKGLIAKLAGLEVGKRPLIVTEEASEHLYLSARNLPYVQVRDVQGLDPVSLVGADTVVITADAVKKVEEWLA, from the coding sequence ATGGAACTCGTTATCACGGGTAGCAACAACAAGGTCTCGGTCTCCGACGCCGTGTTCGGTCGCGATTTCAGCGAAGATCTGGTCCACCAGGTCGTCGTTGCTTACCGCAACGCCGGTCGCGCCGGCACCAAGGCGCAGAAGACTCGCTCCGAAGTGGCTGGTACCACCAAGAAGTCGAAGAAGCAGAAGGGCGGCGGCGCGCGTCATGGCGCACTGACGGCTCCGATCTTCGTCGGCGGCGGTGTCACCTTCGCGGCCAAGCCGCGCAGCTTCGAGCAGAAGGTCAATCGCAAGCAGTACCGTGCCGCCATGTGCGCGATCCTGTCCGAGCTGAACCGTCAGGGCCGTCTGACCATCGTGGAGTCCTTCGATGTCGAAGTGACCAACACGAAGGGTCTGATCGCCAAGCTGGCCGGCCTGGAAGTGGGCAAGCGCCCGCTGATCGTCACCGAGGAAGCCTCCGAGCACCTGTACCTGTCCGCCCGCAATCTGCCGTACGTGCAGGTGCGTGACGTCCAGGGCCTGGATCCGGTGTCCCTGGTTGGTGCCGACACGGTCGTCATCACCGCTGACGCGGTCAAGAAGGTCGAGGAGTGGCTGGCATGA
- the rplW gene encoding 50S ribosomal protein L23: protein MNSNEKIFSVLRAPRVSEKTARLQELSNQYVFEISNEATKADVKAAVEQLFDVKVEAVNVVNVKGKNKSFRNRAGRRGDWRKAYVRLADGQSIDVTAKA, encoded by the coding sequence ATGAACAGCAACGAAAAAATCTTCAGCGTGCTGCGTGCCCCGCGTGTCTCCGAAAAGACCGCGCGCCTGCAGGAACTCTCCAATCAGTATGTCTTCGAAATCTCGAACGAAGCAACCAAGGCCGACGTGAAGGCCGCGGTAGAGCAGCTGTTCGACGTCAAGGTCGAGGCCGTCAACGTGGTCAACGTCAAGGGCAAGAACAAGTCCTTCCGTAACCGTGCTGGCCGCCGCGGCGATTGGCGCAAGGCGTACGTTCGCCTGGCCGACGGCCAGTCGATCGATGTAACGGCCAAGGCCTGA
- the rplB gene encoding 50S ribosomal protein L2, giving the protein MPLMKFKPTSAGRRSAVRVVTPDLHKGAPHAALVESQSKSGGRNHHGRITTRHVGGGHKQHYRIIDFKRNKLGIPARVERIEYDPNRTAHIALLCYVDGERRYIIAPKGLKAGDQVIAGSDAPIKAGNTLPLRNIPVGTTIHGIELKPGKGAQLARAAGAAVQLVAREGIYATLRLRSGEMRKVPVECCATIGEVGNDEHNLEKLGKAGAKRWRGVRPTVRGAAMNPVDHPHGGGEAKAGQGNPHPVTPWGVPTKGYKTRKNKRTQQFIVRDRRG; this is encoded by the coding sequence ATGCCATTGATGAAATTCAAGCCCACCTCCGCAGGCCGCCGTTCGGCCGTGCGCGTGGTCACGCCCGACCTGCACAAGGGTGCTCCGCACGCCGCGCTGGTCGAGTCGCAGAGCAAGTCCGGTGGTCGTAACCACCACGGCCGCATCACCACCCGTCACGTCGGTGGTGGCCACAAGCAGCACTACCGCATCATCGACTTCAAGCGCAACAAGCTGGGCATCCCGGCGCGCGTGGAACGCATCGAATACGATCCGAACCGCACCGCCCACATCGCCCTGCTGTGCTACGTCGACGGTGAGCGCCGCTACATCATCGCCCCGAAGGGTCTGAAGGCTGGTGATCAGGTGATCGCTGGTTCGGACGCCCCGATCAAGGCGGGCAACACCCTGCCGCTGCGCAACATCCCGGTCGGTACCACCATCCACGGCATCGAACTGAAGCCGGGCAAGGGTGCACAGCTGGCTCGCGCCGCTGGCGCTGCTGTCCAGCTGGTCGCCCGTGAAGGCATCTACGCCACCCTGCGCCTGCGCTCGGGTGAAATGCGCAAGGTGCCGGTCGAGTGCTGCGCCACCATCGGCGAAGTCGGCAACGACGAGCACAACCTGGAAAAGCTGGGCAAGGCCGGTGCCAAGCGTTGGCGCGGCGTCCGCCCGACCGTTCGTGGTGCTGCCATGAACCCGGTTGACCACCCGCACGGTGGTGGTGAGGCCAAGGCCGGCCAGGGTAACCCGCATCCGGTCACCCCGTGGGGTGTCCCGACCAAGGGCTACAAGACGCGCAAGAACAAGCGCACTCAGCAGTTCATCGTCCGCGATCGTAGGGGCTAA
- the rpsS gene encoding 30S ribosomal protein S19 — translation MARSLKKGPFVDHHLVKKVEAAAGSKKPIKTWSRRSMILPEMVGITIAVHNGKNHVPVLVNENMVGHKLGEFAITRTFKGHGGDKKSGK, via the coding sequence ATGGCACGTTCACTCAAGAAGGGCCCGTTCGTCGATCACCACCTCGTCAAGAAGGTGGAGGCCGCTGCGGGTAGCAAGAAGCCGATCAAGACCTGGTCGCGCCGTTCGATGATCCTGCCGGAAATGGTAGGCATCACCATCGCCGTGCATAACGGCAAGAACCACGTTCCGGTTCTCGTCAACGAGAACATGGTCGGCCACAAGCTCGGCGAATTTGCCATCACCCGGACCTTCAAGGGTCACGGTGGTGACAAGAAGTCGGGCAAGTAA
- the rplV gene encoding 50S ribosomal protein L22: MEAKAILRTARISPQKARLVADQVRGLPAERAVNLLKFSDKKAAHLIKKVVESAIANAENNQGADVDELKVQTIMVDEGPTLKRFMARAKGRGTRILKRTSHITVVVGAAK; the protein is encoded by the coding sequence ATGGAAGCGAAAGCCATCCTGCGCACTGCGCGCATCTCCCCGCAGAAGGCTCGCCTGGTCGCTGACCAGGTGCGCGGTCTGCCGGCCGAACGTGCGGTCAACCTGCTGAAGTTCTCGGACAAGAAGGCTGCCCACCTGATCAAGAAGGTGGTGGAGTCGGCTATTGCAAACGCCGAGAACAACCAGGGCGCCGACGTCGACGAGCTGAAGGTTCAGACCATCATGGTTGATGAAGGTCCGACCCTGAAGCGTTTCATGGCGCGGGCGAAAGGCCGCGGTACCCGCATCCTCAAGCGCACCAGCCACATCACTGTGGTTGTGGGCGCCGCCAAGTAA
- the rpsC gene encoding 30S ribosomal protein S3: MGHKVHPIGIRLGIAKDWNSKWYANKAEFAGYLAADLKVREMLRKKLAQAGISKILIERPAKTARVTIHTARPGVVIGKRGEDIEKLRKEVSELMGVPAHINVTEVRKPELDAQLVAESIAQQLERRIMFRRAMKRSVGNAMRLGALGIKVNVGGRLNGAEIARSEWYREGRVPLHTLRADIDYGFAEAKTTYGIIGIKVWIYKGEVFDFSQVGQEKQDDTPRNDRNDRGDRGDRQRPAREAR, from the coding sequence ATGGGTCATAAAGTTCATCCGATTGGTATCCGCCTGGGTATTGCCAAGGACTGGAACTCCAAGTGGTACGCAAACAAGGCCGAGTTCGCCGGTTACCTGGCAGCCGACCTGAAGGTGCGTGAAATGCTGCGCAAGAAGCTTGCGCAGGCCGGTATCAGCAAGATCCTGATCGAGCGTCCGGCCAAGACCGCGCGCGTGACGATCCACACCGCCCGCCCGGGCGTGGTGATCGGCAAGCGTGGTGAGGACATCGAAAAGCTGCGCAAGGAAGTGAGCGAGCTGATGGGCGTCCCGGCGCACATCAACGTCACCGAAGTGCGCAAGCCCGAGCTGGACGCACAGCTGGTTGCCGAATCGATCGCGCAGCAGCTGGAGCGTCGCATCATGTTCCGCCGCGCGATGAAGCGCTCGGTCGGCAACGCGATGCGCCTGGGTGCCCTGGGCATCAAGGTCAACGTTGGTGGCCGCCTCAACGGTGCGGAAATCGCCCGTTCGGAGTGGTACCGCGAAGGCCGCGTGCCGCTGCACACGCTGCGTGCCGACATCGACTACGGCTTCGCTGAAGCCAAGACGACCTACGGCATCATCGGCATCAAGGTCTGGATCTACAAGGGCGAAGTGTTCGATTTCTCCCAGGTTGGCCAGGAAAAGCAGGACGACACCCCGCGCAATGATCGTAATGATCGCGGCGACCGTGGTGACCGTCAGCGCCCGGCTCGTGAAGCGAGGTAA
- the rplP gene encoding 50S ribosomal protein L16, protein MLQPKRTKYRKVHKGRNEGLSWSANAVSFGEYGLKATAHGQLTARQIEAARRSISRYVKRGGKMWIRVFPDKPITKKPIEVRMGSGKGNVEYWVAQIQPGRMIYEIEGVTEEVAREAFRLAAAKLSVTTTFVTRTVR, encoded by the coding sequence ATGTTGCAACCCAAGCGAACCAAGTACCGCAAGGTACACAAGGGCCGTAACGAAGGCCTGAGCTGGAGCGCCAACGCTGTCAGCTTCGGCGAATACGGCCTGAAGGCAACCGCCCACGGTCAGCTGACCGCGCGTCAGATCGAAGCGGCCCGCCGCTCGATCAGCCGCTACGTCAAGCGCGGTGGCAAGATGTGGATCCGCGTGTTCCCCGACAAGCCCATCACCAAGAAGCCCATCGAAGTCCGAATGGGTTCGGGTAAGGGCAACGTGGAATACTGGGTGGCCCAGATCCAGCCCGGCCGCATGATCTATGAAATCGAGGGTGTGACGGAAGAAGTGGCACGCGAGGCGTTCCGCCTGGCCGCTGCCAAGCTCTCGGTCACCACCACTTTCGTGACCCGGACGGTGCGCTGA
- the rpmC gene encoding 50S ribosomal protein L29 produces MDIKTLREKSADELKAHLIDLRKEQFSVRMQQVTGQLPKTHDIRRVRREIARVKTLLGSTK; encoded by the coding sequence ATGGACATCAAAACTCTCCGTGAAAAGTCGGCTGACGAACTGAAGGCCCACCTGATCGACCTGCGTAAGGAACAGTTCTCTGTCCGTATGCAGCAGGTCACCGGCCAGCTGCCGAAGACTCACGATATCCGCCGGGTCCGTCGCGAGATTGCTCGCGTCAAGACCCTGCTCGGCAGCACGAAGTAA
- the rpsQ gene encoding 30S ribosomal protein S17 gives MSDNTEKKTLRTVEGRVVSNKMDKTVTVLVERQVKHALYGKYIKRSTKLHAHDADNACKEGDVVRVTEIAPMSKTKNWRVVEVITRAAE, from the coding sequence ATGAGCGACAATACCGAAAAGAAGACGCTGCGCACGGTCGAAGGCCGTGTCGTCAGCAACAAGATGGACAAGACGGTTACCGTCCTGGTTGAGCGTCAGGTCAAGCACGCGCTGTACGGCAAGTACATCAAGCGCTCGACCAAGCTGCACGCCCACGATGCCGACAACGCCTGCAAGGAAGGCGATGTCGTCCGCGTGACCGAGATTGCTCCGATGTCCAAGACCAAGAACTGGCGCGTGGTGGAAGTCATCACGCGTGCGGCTGAATAA
- the rplN gene encoding 50S ribosomal protein L14 produces MIQMQSYLDVADNSGAKQVMCFKVLGGSKRRYAGIGDIIKVTVKDAIPRGKVKKGEVYDAVVVRTRKGVRRADGSLIRFDGNAAVLLNNKQEPIGTRIFGPVTRELRSEKFMKIVSLAPEVL; encoded by the coding sequence ATGATCCAGATGCAGAGCTACCTTGACGTCGCGGACAATTCGGGTGCCAAGCAGGTGATGTGCTTCAAGGTGCTGGGTGGTTCCAAGCGCCGTTACGCCGGTATCGGCGACATCATCAAGGTCACCGTGAAGGATGCGATTCCGCGCGGCAAGGTCAAGAAGGGTGAAGTGTATGACGCCGTCGTGGTGCGTACCCGCAAGGGTGTGCGTCGCGCCGATGGCTCGCTGATCCGCTTCGACGGCAACGCGGCCGTCCTGCTGAACAACAAGCAGGAGCCGATCGGTACCCGTATCTTCGGGCCGGTGACCCGTGAACTTCGTTCGGAGAAGTTCATGAAGATCGTCTCGCTCGCTCCCGAAGTGCTGTGA
- the rplX gene encoding 50S ribosomal protein L24 gives MANRIKKGDQVVVNAGKDKGKQGEVVRVDGDRVVVANVNIVKRHTKPNPQAGVAGGVVEREASIHISNVNVLNPASGKGERVGFKVLEDGRKLRVFRSSGEALDA, from the coding sequence ATGGCTAACCGTATCAAGAAGGGCGACCAGGTTGTCGTCAACGCCGGCAAGGACAAGGGCAAGCAGGGCGAAGTCGTCCGCGTCGACGGCGACCGCGTGGTCGTCGCCAACGTGAACATCGTCAAGCGCCACACCAAGCCGAACCCGCAGGCAGGTGTTGCCGGCGGCGTGGTCGAGCGTGAAGCTTCGATCCATATCTCCAACGTGAATGTGCTGAACCCGGCTTCGGGCAAGGGCGAACGCGTTGGCTTCAAGGTGCTGGAGGATGGACGCAAACTGCGTGTGTTCCGCTCCAGCGGTGAGGCGCTCGACGCCTGA
- the rplE gene encoding 50S ribosomal protein L5, protein MTSRLEKIYKEEVVPALMKQFGYTNPMEVPKLVKVTLNMGVGEAATNKKILENAVADMAKISGQKPVVTKSRISVASFKIRDGWPIGCKTTLRRHKMYEFLDRLINISLPRVRDFRGVSGRSFDGRGNFNMGVKEQIIFPEIDFDAVDAIRGMDIAITTTAKTDAEAKALLAAFKFPFRN, encoded by the coding sequence ATGACTTCCCGTCTCGAAAAGATCTACAAGGAAGAAGTGGTGCCGGCGCTGATGAAGCAGTTCGGCTACACCAATCCGATGGAAGTGCCGAAGCTGGTCAAGGTCACCCTGAACATGGGTGTCGGCGAAGCTGCGACCAACAAGAAGATCCTGGAAAACGCCGTCGCTGACATGGCAAAGATCTCCGGCCAGAAGCCGGTGGTCACCAAGTCGCGCATCTCGGTGGCGTCGTTCAAGATCCGTGATGGTTGGCCGATCGGCTGCAAGACCACGCTGCGTCGCCACAAGATGTACGAGTTCCTGGACCGCCTGATCAACATCTCGCTGCCGCGCGTGCGCGACTTCCGTGGTGTTTCCGGTCGTTCCTTCGACGGTCGCGGCAACTTCAACATGGGTGTGAAGGAACAGATCATCTTCCCGGAAATCGACTTCGACGCTGTCGACGCGATCCGCGGCATGGATATCGCCATCACCACCACTGCGAAGACCGACGCGGAAGCGAAGGCGCTGCTGGCAGCGTTCAAGTTCCCGTTCCGTAACTGA
- the rpsN gene encoding 30S ribosomal protein S14: MAKTSMVNRDIKREKLAKKFADKRAALKKIVSSVDASYEEKIEAATKLSKLPRDSSPSRQRNRCELSGRPRGVYRKFGLGRNKLREATMRGDVPGLRKASW; this comes from the coding sequence ATGGCAAAGACCTCCATGGTCAACCGCGACATCAAGCGGGAAAAGCTGGCCAAGAAGTTCGCTGACAAGCGCGCTGCTCTGAAGAAGATCGTGTCCTCGGTGGACGCGAGCTACGAAGAGAAGATCGAGGCCGCGACCAAGCTGTCCAAGCTGCCGCGCGACTCCTCGCCGAGCCGCCAGCGCAACCGTTGCGAACTGTCGGGCCGTCCGCGTGGCGTGTACCGCAAGTTCGGCCTGGGCCGCAACAAGCTCCGCGAAGCCACCATGCGTGGCGACGTGCCGGGCCTGCGCAAGGCCAGCTGGTAA
- the rpsH gene encoding 30S ribosomal protein S8, with amino-acid sequence MSMTDPIADLLVRIKNAAAVGKQTVKAPSSKIKVAIAQVLKDEGYITDLRVTQLENNKAELEIVLKYFEGKPVIATLKRFSRSGLRQYRGKSELPKVMNGLGISIISTSKGIMTDAQARQLGVGGEVLCFVA; translated from the coding sequence ATGAGCATGACTGATCCCATCGCCGACCTGCTGGTCCGCATCAAGAATGCGGCCGCGGTGGGCAAGCAGACGGTGAAGGCACCGTCGTCCAAGATCAAGGTGGCGATTGCCCAGGTCCTGAAGGACGAGGGTTACATCACCGACCTGCGCGTTACCCAGCTGGAAAACAACAAGGCCGAGCTGGAAATCGTGCTGAAGTATTTCGAAGGCAAGCCGGTCATCGCAACCCTGAAGCGCTTCTCGCGTTCGGGCCTGCGCCAGTACCGCGGCAAGAGCGAGCTGCCGAAGGTCATGAACGGCCTGGGCATCTCCATCATTTCCACCTCCAAGGGCATCATGACTGATGCGCAGGCGCGCCAGCTGGGCGTCGGCGGCGAAGTCCTGTGCTTCGTGGCCTAA